One segment of Streptosporangium brasiliense DNA contains the following:
- a CDS encoding CynX/NimT family MFS transporter: protein MTDRGLRLSRALLIAGFVLASLNLRPALAGVSPVLSEIMADLGLSAAGGGAITTVMVVCLGVLAPLAPLLARRVGLDRTLLAGLLILAAGVVLRAAGSVPALYAGAAVAGTAIAIMNVVMPGVVKQHFPTRVGLFTSVYVSGLVLGAAAASGLTVPLERATGYGWREATATAAVPAVAAAVLWLPQALRSPARRGSAPRSFRAVLGSRVTWAVTAYMGLQSLTFYIMLAWVPTIFRDAGLPADQAGYMLGLTNLAQIAATLTVPILAGRVRSQVPHVTAATVLTIAGYVGVLAAPATLPWLWMTVLGLGQGASIALALLIITLRAPDPASVTALSAVAQSAGYVLAALGPFLIGVLRQGSGGWTLPLLAGLGACGLQLVAGFLAGRPVAAGTEKAHSAAIAK, encoded by the coding sequence ATGACTGATCGGGGACTCAGGCTGTCGCGGGCCCTGCTGATCGCCGGGTTCGTGCTCGCCTCGCTCAACCTGAGGCCCGCGCTGGCCGGGGTCTCGCCGGTGCTGAGCGAGATCATGGCCGACCTCGGGCTGAGCGCGGCCGGCGGCGGGGCGATCACCACGGTGATGGTGGTCTGCCTGGGGGTGCTGGCCCCGCTCGCCCCGCTGCTGGCCCGCCGGGTCGGGCTGGACCGCACGCTGCTGGCCGGGCTGCTGATCCTGGCGGCCGGGGTGGTGCTGCGTGCCGCCGGGAGCGTCCCGGCCCTCTACGCGGGGGCGGCCGTCGCCGGCACGGCCATCGCCATCATGAACGTGGTGATGCCCGGCGTCGTCAAGCAGCACTTCCCCACCCGTGTCGGCCTGTTCACCTCGGTCTACGTCTCCGGCCTCGTGCTGGGCGCCGCCGCCGCGTCCGGGCTGACGGTGCCGCTGGAGCGTGCCACCGGGTACGGCTGGCGCGAGGCGACCGCGACGGCCGCCGTCCCGGCCGTGGCGGCGGCCGTGCTCTGGCTGCCCCAGGCGCTGCGCTCCCCGGCGCGCCGGGGGAGCGCCCCCCGGTCCTTCCGCGCGGTGCTGGGCAGCCGGGTGACCTGGGCCGTCACCGCCTACATGGGCCTTCAGTCGCTGACCTTCTACATCATGCTCGCCTGGGTGCCCACGATCTTCCGGGACGCGGGGCTCCCCGCCGACCAGGCGGGCTACATGCTCGGCCTGACCAACCTGGCGCAGATCGCCGCGACCCTCACGGTCCCGATCCTCGCGGGGCGGGTCCGGTCGCAGGTGCCGCACGTGACGGCCGCGACCGTGCTGACCATCGCGGGATACGTCGGCGTGCTGGCCGCCCCGGCGACCCTTCCCTGGCTGTGGATGACGGTGCTGGGCCTGGGGCAGGGCGCCTCGATCGCGCTCGCCCTGCTGATCATCACGCTGCGCGCCCCCGACCCCGCCTCGGTCACCGCGCTGTCGGCCGTCGCCCAGTCCGCCGGATACGTACTGGCGGCGCTCGGCCCGTTCCTGATCGGGGTGCTCCGCCAGGGCTCGGGCGGCTGGACGCTGCCGCTGCTGGCCGGGCTCGGCGCGTGCGGGCTGCAACTGGTCGCCGGGTTCCTGGCCGGCCGCCCGGTGGCCGCCGGCACGGAG